One part of the Papaver somniferum cultivar HN1 unplaced genomic scaffold, ASM357369v1 unplaced-scaffold_123, whole genome shotgun sequence genome encodes these proteins:
- the LOC113331016 gene encoding uncharacterized protein LOC113331016, with protein MINKAKSKCFIDGTNSTRKQQISSIIGMDISNFPDKYLGIILAPGRVTTEMVWPMVLMLQSKLAAWKGRLLSFHDRLILVKTVLCSYPLYNMAVYKWPSSVIKICEKLIRNFLWSGDGETRK; from the coding sequence ATGATTAACAAAGCCAAAAGCAAGTGTTTTATTGATGGTACCAATTCAACCAGAAAACAACAAATCAGCAGCATAATTGGTATGGACATATCTAATTTTCCTGATAAGTATCTTGGTATCATTCTAGCTCCAGGAAGGGTAACTACTGAAATGGTCTGGCCAATGGTTCTTATGCTTCAGAGCAAACTTGCAGCTTGGAAAGGAAGATTACTATCTTTTCATGACAGACTGATTCTTGTTAAAACAGTTTTGTGCAGCTACCCTCTTTATAATATGGCAGTTTACAAATGGCCATCTTCAGTTATTAAGATATGTGAAAAACTAATAAGGAACTTTTTATGGTCAGGTGATGGAGAGACTAGGAAGTAG